One Streptobacillus ratti genomic window, AAATAATAAATGTGCTATTGTTTATAAAAAAAGTCATAAACATATTAAATACAAGCTTTGTTAATGTGCTTAACTTTGTGAAAAAGTGTATAACTTGTATTTTAAGACGGTTTAGAGTTTTTTTCTTTTACATAAAGGTGAGAATGTAAAATAAAAATGTTTTTTTTAGAGAAAAATAAAGTTGTGAATAAAAAAATTTTAGCTTGAAAAATATAGACTTTGTTGTTATTCACAATTCATATTTTTTTGTGAAAAAGTTATACAAAGAGTATAAACAGTGGTTTTATTCTGATTGTGAGTATGTGAATAACTCTTTATATATGCTTTATTTGAAAGTTGAAATAGATAATTTTTTATGTTAATATGTATTATAAAAAAGAAAGGGATGGATTTATTCCAAAGGTATGTATAGATGTTAGAACCAAGCAAATTATGGGAGGCTTTAAAAAAAATATTAGAGGATAATCAGATTAGTTTTTCTGATTATATTAATCATAGTGTTAGAGCTATAGACTTTAGTAATTCAACTTTATTATTACAAATTGATGATTATAAATCATATGTAGAGATAGAAAATATAAAATCAGAAATAGAGAAAAAAGCCAATCAAAACTATGGTGCATTGCTTGGAGAAATTTCTATAGAGCTTAAAAAGAATTTCAAAGATTTTTTAAATCCTAATACTGTAAATAAAAAAGATAGAATTTTTAATAATCTTAATAAAAAATTTACTTTTAATAACTATGTTATTGGAGATAATAATTTATTTGCATATAAATTGGGTATGGCTATACTTGACGGTAAGTTATCAAATAGTCCACTTATGATATATGGAGATTCAGGATTAGGGAAAACACATTTAGCTCAAGCTATTGGGAATGAAATGATAGAAAAGAATCCTGAAAGTAAGGTATTTTATACTACATCTACAGAATTTTCTAATGAATTAATTAAAAGTTTTAGTGAAAGAACCACTATATCTTTTAAAGATAAATATGCAGATTTAGATATGTTAATAGTAGATGACATACAGTTTTTTGAAAATATATTTGGTAAAGGTGATGATAAGATACAAAAAGAATTCTATAATGCCTTTAATACTTTGCATATGGCAAATAAACCAATAATATTAATATCTGATAAATACCCAGAGGAATTAACTAATGTTGAGGCAAGACTAATTTCAAGGTTAGTTTCAGGTGCTTTAGTAGAACTTAAGATGCCAGATAAAACATCAAGAATTTCAATAATTAAGACAATAATTACTAAAGAAAATATACCTATGGATCAAGAATTAATGTATTTTATAGCTGATGAATTAGAAACGAATATTAGAGAATTAGAGGGCTTTGTTAATACTATAGTTGCAAGAGCTAAATTGATGAATGAAGTAGTTAATAAGAAAATGATAATAGATGAATTAAATAAGAAGATAATTAGAAAAAAAAGTTCTATAACTTCTGATAAGATACTTGATACTGTTTCCGTTTATTATAACATTGAGAAAGAAGAAATATTAGGTAAGAGTAGAAAAGCTGAAATAGTAAGAGCAAGAGATGCTTCAAGGTATTTACTTACCAATATATTAAAAATAACTTTAGGCGAAATAGGTAAAATGTTTAGTTCAGACCATACATCAATAGTTAAAGCACTAGAAAAAATAAGGGTTATGGAAACAGAAGATCCTAGTAATCAATTATTAAAGGATATTAAAGCTTTAAAATCAAATATAGAGAGTTAAGAAAGATGACATTTTAGTTATCTTTCTTTTAAATTAAAAATCAAAGAATAAAAAATAGGGTAGAATTTCAAGAGATATTTTTAGATAAAAAAATAACTTAAAATGTATTAATAAGATATATTAACAAAATAAATAATATATATTTCCTAAATATTTAAAAGAATGATATACTGACACTAATTAAAAAATTAAAATAATGAATATTTAGGAGGAAAATTATGAAAAAAATATTGTCTGCTAGTTTAGCAGTTGCAAGTCTTGGATTTTTAGTATCATGTGGACTAGGAAAAGCTAAATCTGAATTAGGAAATGGTGCTGGAATTAGTTTAAAATTCCCTATGGAGTATAAAAATGATGGAATTGTTGATGAGAATGCAGAATATAAGGTGTCACTTGTAGTTTCATCACCTTTTAAGGGGCTATTATCAAAATTACATTATACTGATGGTTATGATTCAAATATATTATCATATATTACTGAAGAAATTTTCTGGACAAATGAAGATTTTGAAATATTAAATATTGAAGGTGGTATTGCTACATTATCATTAGATTTAGAAAATAAGAAAGTAATAGTTAAATTTAAAGAGGGGTTAAAATGGTCAGACTGAAACCCTATGGGAGCAGATGATTTAATCTACACTTTAGAAGTATTAGGACATAAAGATTATACAGGAATTAGATATGATGAAAAAGAACATGGTAAAATAGTTGGAATGAAAGAATACCATGAGGGTAAAGCTGATAAAATTTCAGGAGTTACTAAAGTTTCTGATACAGAAGTACATGTACAATTATTTGAAAATGATTCTAAGGTAGTTACTGGTGGAGGGGCAATATCTAGTATGAGTAGTTTACTTCCTAAACACTATTTATCAGATGTAGCTATGAAAGATTTAGAAACTTCTGATAAAATAAGGAAAAATCCTCTTTCAAACGGTAAGTTTATTATAAAAAACATAGTACCAGGAGAAGCAGTAGAATTAGTACCCAATGAATATTATCATTTAGGAAAAGTTAAAGTTGGTAAGGTAACAATTAAAACTATTACTCCACAATTAGTAGTAGAAAGTATGAAACAAGGAGAATATCATACATATTTAGGAGTTCCTGGAGATGCTTATGATAAGTATTCTAAGTTAGATAATTTAGTAATGCTTGGTAGACCATCTCTTTATTATTCATATCTAGCATTTAATTTAGGTCATAGAGATAATGAAAAGAATGAAAATATAATGGATAGAGATACTCCATTGCAAGATGTTAATTTAAGAAAAGCTTTAGCATATGCACTAAATGTAGATGAGGCAGCACAAGCTTTCTACAAGGGGTTAAGAACTAGAGCTAATGGACAAACTCCACCAATATTTAAAAAATTCTATGATTCAACTAATGTTGGATATCCATATAATCCAGAAAAGGCTAAAGAATTATTGAAAAAAGCAGGGTATGAAGATACTGATGGAGATGGATTTGTTGATAAAGACGGTAAAAAATTAACGCTTAAATTTACAACAATGGGTGGAGGAGATGTTGCTGAACCATTAGCACAATTTTACTTACAAAACTGGAAAGAAATTGGAGTTGATGTTCAGCTAACAAATGGAAGATTACTTGAATTCCAATTATTCTATGAAAAAGTACAAGCAAATGATCCAGAAATAAACTTATATGCTGCTGCATGGGGAGTAGGAACATCACTTGATCCTTCACAATCAACTTCAAGATACGCTGCATTTAATATGACTCGTTTCGTAAGTGAAGAAAATGATA contains:
- a CDS encoding chromosomal replication initiator protein DnaA, yielding MLEPSKLWEALKKILEDNQISFSDYINHSVRAIDFSNSTLLLQIDDYKSYVEIENIKSEIEKKANQNYGALLGEISIELKKNFKDFLNPNTVNKKDRIFNNLNKKFTFNNYVIGDNNLFAYKLGMAILDGKLSNSPLMIYGDSGLGKTHLAQAIGNEMIEKNPESKVFYTTSTEFSNELIKSFSERTTISFKDKYADLDMLIVDDIQFFENIFGKGDDKIQKEFYNAFNTLHMANKPIILISDKYPEELTNVEARLISRLVSGALVELKMPDKTSRISIIKTIITKENIPMDQELMYFIADELETNIRELEGFVNTIVARAKLMNEVVNKKMIIDELNKKIIRKKSSITSDKILDTVSVYYNIEKEEILGKSRKAEIVRARDASRYLLTNILKITLGEIGKMFSSDHTSIVKALEKIRVMETEDPSNQLLKDIKALKSNIES
- a CDS encoding ABC transporter substrate-binding protein, which gives rise to MGADDLIYTLEVLGHKDYTGIRYDEKEHGKIVGMKEYHEGKADKISGVTKVSDTEVHVQLFENDSKVVTGGGAISSMSSLLPKHYLSDVAMKDLETSDKIRKNPLSNGKFIIKNIVPGEAVELVPNEYYHLGKVKVGKVTIKTITPQLVVESMKQGEYHTYLGVPGDAYDKYSKLDNLVMLGRPSLYYSYLAFNLGHRDNEKNENIMDRDTPLQDVNLRKALAYALNVDEAAQAFYKGLRTRANGQTPPIFKKFYDSTNVGYPYNPEKAKELLKKAGYEDTDGDGFVDKDGKKLTLKFTTMGGGDVAEPLAQFYLQNWKEIGVDVQLTNGRLLEFQLFYEKVQANDPEINLYAAAWGVGTSLDPSQSTSRYAAFNMTRFVSEENDKLLAAISDPKGLADPNYKAEAYKKWHKYYLDQAVEVPLMFSYGVSPINKAIKSANLYTDSARNNIFEGVTGEPAKASN